A stretch of the Capra hircus breed San Clemente chromosome 10, ASM170441v1, whole genome shotgun sequence genome encodes the following:
- the CILP gene encoding cartilage intermediate layer protein 1 isoform X1: protein MAGTKACVFFLVLEITSALGRQMMLTQSVRRVQPGKRTSGIFAKPANLLDSPGEWTTWFNIDHPGGQGDYERLDAIQFYYGDRVCARPLRLEARTTNWKPAGSTGQVVHGSPLEGFWCLNREQRPGQNCSNYTVRFLCPPGSLRRDTEHSLWSPWSPWSKCSAACGHPGVQTRTRTCLAETVSLCSEATEEGRHCMEQACSACDLTCPMGKANAECDACMCQDFVLYGAVSLPGGAPASGASVYLLTKTPKLLTQTDSSGRFRVPGLCPDGKSILKITKTKFVPIRLTVPKTRLKAATIRAEFVRAETPYIVMNPETKARRAGQSVSLCCKATGKPKPDKYFWYHNNTLLDPSLYKHDSKLVLRNLQRDQAGEYFCKAQSDAGAAKSRIAQLTVIAPDEIPCNPTPESYLIRLPHDCFQNATNSFYYDVGRCPVKTCAGQQDNGIRCRDAVEHCCGISKTEEREIQCSGYTLPTKVAKECSCQRCTETRRIVRGRVSAADNGEPLRFGHVYMGNTRVSMTGYKGTFTLHVPQDTERLVLTFVDRMQKFVNTTKVLPFNKKGSAVFHEIKMLRRKEPITLEAMETNIIPLGDMAGEDPVAELEIPSKSFYRQNGEPYMGKVKASVTFLDPRNISTATAAQSDLNFINDEGDTFPLRTYGMFSVDFRDEATSESLNVGKVKVHLDSTQIKMPEHVPMMKLWSLNPETGLWEEESDFKPESQRRNRREDRTFLVGNMEIRERRLFNLDVPESRRCFIKVRAYRSERFLPSEQIQGVVVSVINLEPRTGFSSNPRAWGRFDSVLTGPNGACLPAFCDDQSPDAYSAYVLASLAGEELEAVESSPKFNPNAIGVPQPYLNKLKYRRTDHEDPRVKKTAFQISMAKPRPNAAEEGNGPIYAFENLRACEDAPPSAAHFRFYQIEGDRYDYNTVPFNDDDPMSWTEDYLAWWPKPMEFRACYIKVKIVGPLEINVRSRNMGGTHRRTVGKLYGIRDVKSTRDRDQPNVSSACLEFKCSGMLYDQDRVDRTLVKVIPQGSCQRASVNSMLHEYLVNHLPLAVNNDTSEYTMLAPLDPLGHNYGIYTVTDQDPRTAKEIALGRCFDGTSDGSSRVMKANVGVALTFNCVERQVGRQSAFQYLQNTPAQPSPASTVRGRVPSRRQRASQGSQRGGVASLRFPGAAQQPLND from the exons ATGGCGGGGACCAAGGCCTGCGTGTTCTTCCTAGTTCTGGAGATCACCTCAGCGTTGG GGAGGCAGATGATGCTCACTCAGTCAGTAAGAAGAGTCCAGCCTGGGAAGAGGACCTCAGGCATCTTTGCCAAGCCTGCCAACCTCCTGGACA gtccTGGGGAGTGGACGACCTGGTTCAACATTGACCACCCGGGTGGGCAGGGTGACTACGAACGGCTGGATGCCATTCAGTTCTACTATGGGGACCGGGTGTGCGCTCGGCCCCTGCGGCTAGAGGCTCGAACCACCAACTGGAAGCCCGCAGGCAGCACCGGCCAAGTGGTCCATGGCAGCCCCCTCGAGGGCTTCTGGTGCCTCAACAGGGAGCAGCGACCCGGCCAGAACTGCTCTAATTACACCGTGCGCTTCCTCTGCCCTCCGG GATCCTTGCGCCGAGACACAGAGCACAGCCTCTGGAGTCCGTGGTCTCCCTGGAGCAAGTGTTCTGCTGCTTGTGGTCACCCTGGGGTCCAGACCCGAACGCGCACCTGCTTGGCGGAGACGGTGTCACTGTGCAGTGAGGCCACCGAGGAGGGCCGGCACTGCATGGAACAGGCCTGTTCAG CCTGTGACCTTACCTGCCCCATGGGCAAGGCGAATGCTGAGTGTGACGCATGCATGTGCCAGGACTTCGTGCTGTATGGGGCTGTCTCCCTCCCTGGGGGTGCCCCAGCCTCAGGGGCTTCTGTCTACCTCCTGACCAAGACACCTAAGCTGCTGACCCAGACGGACAGCAGTGGGAGGTTCCGAGTCCCCGGGTTGTGTCCCGATGGCAAAAGCATCCTGAAGATCACAAAGACCAAGTTTGTGCCTATCCGCCTCACGGTGCCTAAGACCAGACTGAAGGCAGCCACCATCAGGGCGGAGTTCGTAAGGGCAG AAACCCCGTACATTGTGATGAACCCTGAGACAAAAGCACGAAGAGCTGGACAGAGCGTGTCCCTGTGCTGTaaggccacagggaagcccaaaccagaCAAGTATTTCTG GTACCATAACAACACACTGTTGGACCCCTCCCTCTACAAGCATGACAGCAAGCTGGTGCTGAGGAATCTGCAGCGGGACCAGGCCGGGGAGTACTTCTGCAAGGCCCAGAGCGATGCTGGGGCTGCAAAGTCCCGCATTGCCCAGCTGACTGTCATAG CCCCTGATGAGATTCCTTGCAACCCAACCCCCGAGAGCTACCTTATCCGGCTGCCCCATGACTGTTTCCAGAATGCCACCAACTCCTTCTACTATGATGTGGGTCGTTGCCCTGTCAAGACCTGTGCAGGGCAGCAGGATAATGGGATCAGGTGCCGAGATGCTGTGGAGCATTGCTGTGGGATCTCCAAAACAGAGGAGAGGGAGATCCAGTGCAGCGGGTACACGCTGCCCACCAAGGTGGCCAAGGAGTGCAGCTGCCAGCGGTGTACGGAGACTCGGAGAATCGTGCGGGGCCGAGTCAGCGCAGCCGACAACGGGGAACCCCTGCGCTTCGGCCACGTGTACATGGGGAACACTCGTGTGAGCATGACCGGCTACAAGGGCACGTTCACTCTGCATGTCCCTCAGGACACAGAGAGGCTGGTGCTCACATTTGTGGACAGGATGCAGAAGTTCGTCAACACCACCAAAGTGCTGCCCTTCAATAAGAAGGGGAGTGCTGTGTTCCATGAGATCAAGATGCTTCGGCGGAAGGAGCCCATCACCTTGGAGGCCATGGAGACCAACATTATTCCTTTGGGGGACATGGCTGGTGAAGACCCTGTGGCTGAGCTGGAGATCCCATCCAAGAGTTTCTACCGGCAGAACGGGGAGCCCTACATGGGAAAAGTAAAGGCCAGTGTGACCTTCCTGGATCCCCGGAATATTTCCACAGCTACTGCTGCCCAGAGTGACCTGAACTTCATCAATGATGAAGGAGACACTTTCCCTCTTCGGACATATGGCATGTTCTCGGTGGACTTCAGAGATGAAGCCACCTCAGAGTCCCTTAATGTTGGCAAGGTGAAGGTTCATCTTGACTCAACCCAGATCAAGATGCCAGAGCATGTGCCCATGATGAAACTCTGGTCGCTCAACCCAGAAACAGGGCTGTGGGAGGAGGAAAGTGACTTCAAACCTGAAAGCCAAAGGCGGAACAGAAGGGAAGACAGGACCTTCCTGGTGGGCAACATGGAGATCCGTGAGAGGAGGCTTTTTAACCTGGATGTCCCGGAAAGCAGGAGGTGCTTCATCAAGGTGAGGGCCTACAGGAGTGAGAGGTTCTTGCCCAGTGAGCAAATCCAGGGGGTCGTGGTCTCTGTGATCAACCTGGAGCCGAGGACTGGCTTCTCCTCCAACCCCAGGGCCTGGGGCCGCTTTGACAGTGTCCTCACGGGTCCCAATggggcctgcctgcctgccttctgtGATGACCAGTCCCCCGATGCTTACTCTGCCTATGTCTTGGCCAGTCTGGCTGGGGAAGAACTGGAAGCAGTGGAGTCTTCTCCTAAATTCAACCCAAATGCAATTGGTGTCCCTCAGCCCTACCTCAACAAGCTCAAGTACCGCCGGACAGACCATGAGGACCCACGGGTCAAGAAGACGGCTTTCCAGATCAGCATGGCCAAGCCACGGCCCAACGCAGCTGAGGAGGGCAATGGACCCATCTATGCATTTGAGAACCTCCGGGCATGCGAGGACGCACCACCCAGTGCGGCCCATTTCCGGTTCTACCAGATTGAGGGGGATCGGTATGACTATAACACAGTCCCATTCAACGATGATGACCCCATGAGCTGGACTGAAGACTACCTGGCATGGTGGCCGAAGCCAATGGAGTTCAGGGCTTGCTACATCAAGGTGAAGATTGTGGGGCCACTGGAGATAAATGTGCGATCCCGTAACATGGGGGGCACCCACCGGCGGACAGTGGGAAAGCTATATGGAATCCGGGATGTGAAGAGCACACGGGACAGGGACCAGCCCAATGTCTCCTCTGCCTGTTTGGAGTTCAAGTGCAGTGGGATGCTCTATGACCAGGACCGTGTGGACCGCACCCTGGTGAAGGTCATCCCCCAGGGCAGTTGCCAACGAGCCAGTGTAAACTCTATGCTGCATGAGTACCTGGTCAACCACCTACCGCTGGCGGTCAACAACGACACCAGTGAGtacaccatgctggcacccttGGACCCACTGGGCCACAACTATGGCATCTACACTGTCACTGACCAAGACCCTCGCACGGCCAAGGAGATTGCGCTCGGCCGGTGCTTTGATGGCACATCCGATGGCTCCTCCAGAGTCATGAAGGCCAATGTGGGAGTGGCCCTCACCTTTAACTGCGTAGAGAGGCAGGTGGGCCGTCAGAGTGCCTTCCAATACCTCCAGAACACACCGGCCCAGCCCTCTCCTGCAAGCACTGTCAGGGGAAGAGTGCCCTCAAGGAGGCAGCGGGCAAGTCAGGGTAGCCAGCGTGGAGGGGTGGCCTCTCTGAGGTTTCCTGGGGCTGCTCAGCAGCCTCTGAACGACTGA
- the CILP gene encoding cartilage intermediate layer protein 1 isoform X2, protein MAGTKACVFFLVLEITSALGRQMMLTQSVRRVQPGKRTSGIFAKPANLLDRSLRRDTEHSLWSPWSPWSKCSAACGHPGVQTRTRTCLAETVSLCSEATEEGRHCMEQACSACDLTCPMGKANAECDACMCQDFVLYGAVSLPGGAPASGASVYLLTKTPKLLTQTDSSGRFRVPGLCPDGKSILKITKTKFVPIRLTVPKTRLKAATIRAEFVRAETPYIVMNPETKARRAGQSVSLCCKATGKPKPDKYFWYHNNTLLDPSLYKHDSKLVLRNLQRDQAGEYFCKAQSDAGAAKSRIAQLTVIAPDEIPCNPTPESYLIRLPHDCFQNATNSFYYDVGRCPVKTCAGQQDNGIRCRDAVEHCCGISKTEEREIQCSGYTLPTKVAKECSCQRCTETRRIVRGRVSAADNGEPLRFGHVYMGNTRVSMTGYKGTFTLHVPQDTERLVLTFVDRMQKFVNTTKVLPFNKKGSAVFHEIKMLRRKEPITLEAMETNIIPLGDMAGEDPVAELEIPSKSFYRQNGEPYMGKVKASVTFLDPRNISTATAAQSDLNFINDEGDTFPLRTYGMFSVDFRDEATSESLNVGKVKVHLDSTQIKMPEHVPMMKLWSLNPETGLWEEESDFKPESQRRNRREDRTFLVGNMEIRERRLFNLDVPESRRCFIKVRAYRSERFLPSEQIQGVVVSVINLEPRTGFSSNPRAWGRFDSVLTGPNGACLPAFCDDQSPDAYSAYVLASLAGEELEAVESSPKFNPNAIGVPQPYLNKLKYRRTDHEDPRVKKTAFQISMAKPRPNAAEEGNGPIYAFENLRACEDAPPSAAHFRFYQIEGDRYDYNTVPFNDDDPMSWTEDYLAWWPKPMEFRACYIKVKIVGPLEINVRSRNMGGTHRRTVGKLYGIRDVKSTRDRDQPNVSSACLEFKCSGMLYDQDRVDRTLVKVIPQGSCQRASVNSMLHEYLVNHLPLAVNNDTSEYTMLAPLDPLGHNYGIYTVTDQDPRTAKEIALGRCFDGTSDGSSRVMKANVGVALTFNCVERQVGRQSAFQYLQNTPAQPSPASTVRGRVPSRRQRASQGSQRGGVASLRFPGAAQQPLND, encoded by the exons ATGGCGGGGACCAAGGCCTGCGTGTTCTTCCTAGTTCTGGAGATCACCTCAGCGTTGG GGAGGCAGATGATGCTCACTCAGTCAGTAAGAAGAGTCCAGCCTGGGAAGAGGACCTCAGGCATCTTTGCCAAGCCTGCCAACCTCCTGGACA GATCCTTGCGCCGAGACACAGAGCACAGCCTCTGGAGTCCGTGGTCTCCCTGGAGCAAGTGTTCTGCTGCTTGTGGTCACCCTGGGGTCCAGACCCGAACGCGCACCTGCTTGGCGGAGACGGTGTCACTGTGCAGTGAGGCCACCGAGGAGGGCCGGCACTGCATGGAACAGGCCTGTTCAG CCTGTGACCTTACCTGCCCCATGGGCAAGGCGAATGCTGAGTGTGACGCATGCATGTGCCAGGACTTCGTGCTGTATGGGGCTGTCTCCCTCCCTGGGGGTGCCCCAGCCTCAGGGGCTTCTGTCTACCTCCTGACCAAGACACCTAAGCTGCTGACCCAGACGGACAGCAGTGGGAGGTTCCGAGTCCCCGGGTTGTGTCCCGATGGCAAAAGCATCCTGAAGATCACAAAGACCAAGTTTGTGCCTATCCGCCTCACGGTGCCTAAGACCAGACTGAAGGCAGCCACCATCAGGGCGGAGTTCGTAAGGGCAG AAACCCCGTACATTGTGATGAACCCTGAGACAAAAGCACGAAGAGCTGGACAGAGCGTGTCCCTGTGCTGTaaggccacagggaagcccaaaccagaCAAGTATTTCTG GTACCATAACAACACACTGTTGGACCCCTCCCTCTACAAGCATGACAGCAAGCTGGTGCTGAGGAATCTGCAGCGGGACCAGGCCGGGGAGTACTTCTGCAAGGCCCAGAGCGATGCTGGGGCTGCAAAGTCCCGCATTGCCCAGCTGACTGTCATAG CCCCTGATGAGATTCCTTGCAACCCAACCCCCGAGAGCTACCTTATCCGGCTGCCCCATGACTGTTTCCAGAATGCCACCAACTCCTTCTACTATGATGTGGGTCGTTGCCCTGTCAAGACCTGTGCAGGGCAGCAGGATAATGGGATCAGGTGCCGAGATGCTGTGGAGCATTGCTGTGGGATCTCCAAAACAGAGGAGAGGGAGATCCAGTGCAGCGGGTACACGCTGCCCACCAAGGTGGCCAAGGAGTGCAGCTGCCAGCGGTGTACGGAGACTCGGAGAATCGTGCGGGGCCGAGTCAGCGCAGCCGACAACGGGGAACCCCTGCGCTTCGGCCACGTGTACATGGGGAACACTCGTGTGAGCATGACCGGCTACAAGGGCACGTTCACTCTGCATGTCCCTCAGGACACAGAGAGGCTGGTGCTCACATTTGTGGACAGGATGCAGAAGTTCGTCAACACCACCAAAGTGCTGCCCTTCAATAAGAAGGGGAGTGCTGTGTTCCATGAGATCAAGATGCTTCGGCGGAAGGAGCCCATCACCTTGGAGGCCATGGAGACCAACATTATTCCTTTGGGGGACATGGCTGGTGAAGACCCTGTGGCTGAGCTGGAGATCCCATCCAAGAGTTTCTACCGGCAGAACGGGGAGCCCTACATGGGAAAAGTAAAGGCCAGTGTGACCTTCCTGGATCCCCGGAATATTTCCACAGCTACTGCTGCCCAGAGTGACCTGAACTTCATCAATGATGAAGGAGACACTTTCCCTCTTCGGACATATGGCATGTTCTCGGTGGACTTCAGAGATGAAGCCACCTCAGAGTCCCTTAATGTTGGCAAGGTGAAGGTTCATCTTGACTCAACCCAGATCAAGATGCCAGAGCATGTGCCCATGATGAAACTCTGGTCGCTCAACCCAGAAACAGGGCTGTGGGAGGAGGAAAGTGACTTCAAACCTGAAAGCCAAAGGCGGAACAGAAGGGAAGACAGGACCTTCCTGGTGGGCAACATGGAGATCCGTGAGAGGAGGCTTTTTAACCTGGATGTCCCGGAAAGCAGGAGGTGCTTCATCAAGGTGAGGGCCTACAGGAGTGAGAGGTTCTTGCCCAGTGAGCAAATCCAGGGGGTCGTGGTCTCTGTGATCAACCTGGAGCCGAGGACTGGCTTCTCCTCCAACCCCAGGGCCTGGGGCCGCTTTGACAGTGTCCTCACGGGTCCCAATggggcctgcctgcctgccttctgtGATGACCAGTCCCCCGATGCTTACTCTGCCTATGTCTTGGCCAGTCTGGCTGGGGAAGAACTGGAAGCAGTGGAGTCTTCTCCTAAATTCAACCCAAATGCAATTGGTGTCCCTCAGCCCTACCTCAACAAGCTCAAGTACCGCCGGACAGACCATGAGGACCCACGGGTCAAGAAGACGGCTTTCCAGATCAGCATGGCCAAGCCACGGCCCAACGCAGCTGAGGAGGGCAATGGACCCATCTATGCATTTGAGAACCTCCGGGCATGCGAGGACGCACCACCCAGTGCGGCCCATTTCCGGTTCTACCAGATTGAGGGGGATCGGTATGACTATAACACAGTCCCATTCAACGATGATGACCCCATGAGCTGGACTGAAGACTACCTGGCATGGTGGCCGAAGCCAATGGAGTTCAGGGCTTGCTACATCAAGGTGAAGATTGTGGGGCCACTGGAGATAAATGTGCGATCCCGTAACATGGGGGGCACCCACCGGCGGACAGTGGGAAAGCTATATGGAATCCGGGATGTGAAGAGCACACGGGACAGGGACCAGCCCAATGTCTCCTCTGCCTGTTTGGAGTTCAAGTGCAGTGGGATGCTCTATGACCAGGACCGTGTGGACCGCACCCTGGTGAAGGTCATCCCCCAGGGCAGTTGCCAACGAGCCAGTGTAAACTCTATGCTGCATGAGTACCTGGTCAACCACCTACCGCTGGCGGTCAACAACGACACCAGTGAGtacaccatgctggcacccttGGACCCACTGGGCCACAACTATGGCATCTACACTGTCACTGACCAAGACCCTCGCACGGCCAAGGAGATTGCGCTCGGCCGGTGCTTTGATGGCACATCCGATGGCTCCTCCAGAGTCATGAAGGCCAATGTGGGAGTGGCCCTCACCTTTAACTGCGTAGAGAGGCAGGTGGGCCGTCAGAGTGCCTTCCAATACCTCCAGAACACACCGGCCCAGCCCTCTCCTGCAAGCACTGTCAGGGGAAGAGTGCCCTCAAGGAGGCAGCGGGCAAGTCAGGGTAGCCAGCGTGGAGGGGTGGCCTCTCTGAGGTTTCCTGGGGCTGCTCAGCAGCCTCTGAACGACTGA
- the CILP gene encoding cartilage intermediate layer protein 1 isoform X3, producing the protein MAGTKACVFFLVLEITSALGSLRRDTEHSLWSPWSPWSKCSAACGHPGVQTRTRTCLAETVSLCSEATEEGRHCMEQACSACDLTCPMGKANAECDACMCQDFVLYGAVSLPGGAPASGASVYLLTKTPKLLTQTDSSGRFRVPGLCPDGKSILKITKTKFVPIRLTVPKTRLKAATIRAEFVRAETPYIVMNPETKARRAGQSVSLCCKATGKPKPDKYFWYHNNTLLDPSLYKHDSKLVLRNLQRDQAGEYFCKAQSDAGAAKSRIAQLTVIAPDEIPCNPTPESYLIRLPHDCFQNATNSFYYDVGRCPVKTCAGQQDNGIRCRDAVEHCCGISKTEEREIQCSGYTLPTKVAKECSCQRCTETRRIVRGRVSAADNGEPLRFGHVYMGNTRVSMTGYKGTFTLHVPQDTERLVLTFVDRMQKFVNTTKVLPFNKKGSAVFHEIKMLRRKEPITLEAMETNIIPLGDMAGEDPVAELEIPSKSFYRQNGEPYMGKVKASVTFLDPRNISTATAAQSDLNFINDEGDTFPLRTYGMFSVDFRDEATSESLNVGKVKVHLDSTQIKMPEHVPMMKLWSLNPETGLWEEESDFKPESQRRNRREDRTFLVGNMEIRERRLFNLDVPESRRCFIKVRAYRSERFLPSEQIQGVVVSVINLEPRTGFSSNPRAWGRFDSVLTGPNGACLPAFCDDQSPDAYSAYVLASLAGEELEAVESSPKFNPNAIGVPQPYLNKLKYRRTDHEDPRVKKTAFQISMAKPRPNAAEEGNGPIYAFENLRACEDAPPSAAHFRFYQIEGDRYDYNTVPFNDDDPMSWTEDYLAWWPKPMEFRACYIKVKIVGPLEINVRSRNMGGTHRRTVGKLYGIRDVKSTRDRDQPNVSSACLEFKCSGMLYDQDRVDRTLVKVIPQGSCQRASVNSMLHEYLVNHLPLAVNNDTSEYTMLAPLDPLGHNYGIYTVTDQDPRTAKEIALGRCFDGTSDGSSRVMKANVGVALTFNCVERQVGRQSAFQYLQNTPAQPSPASTVRGRVPSRRQRASQGSQRGGVASLRFPGAAQQPLND; encoded by the exons ATGGCGGGGACCAAGGCCTGCGTGTTCTTCCTAGTTCTGGAGATCACCTCAGCGTTGG GATCCTTGCGCCGAGACACAGAGCACAGCCTCTGGAGTCCGTGGTCTCCCTGGAGCAAGTGTTCTGCTGCTTGTGGTCACCCTGGGGTCCAGACCCGAACGCGCACCTGCTTGGCGGAGACGGTGTCACTGTGCAGTGAGGCCACCGAGGAGGGCCGGCACTGCATGGAACAGGCCTGTTCAG CCTGTGACCTTACCTGCCCCATGGGCAAGGCGAATGCTGAGTGTGACGCATGCATGTGCCAGGACTTCGTGCTGTATGGGGCTGTCTCCCTCCCTGGGGGTGCCCCAGCCTCAGGGGCTTCTGTCTACCTCCTGACCAAGACACCTAAGCTGCTGACCCAGACGGACAGCAGTGGGAGGTTCCGAGTCCCCGGGTTGTGTCCCGATGGCAAAAGCATCCTGAAGATCACAAAGACCAAGTTTGTGCCTATCCGCCTCACGGTGCCTAAGACCAGACTGAAGGCAGCCACCATCAGGGCGGAGTTCGTAAGGGCAG AAACCCCGTACATTGTGATGAACCCTGAGACAAAAGCACGAAGAGCTGGACAGAGCGTGTCCCTGTGCTGTaaggccacagggaagcccaaaccagaCAAGTATTTCTG GTACCATAACAACACACTGTTGGACCCCTCCCTCTACAAGCATGACAGCAAGCTGGTGCTGAGGAATCTGCAGCGGGACCAGGCCGGGGAGTACTTCTGCAAGGCCCAGAGCGATGCTGGGGCTGCAAAGTCCCGCATTGCCCAGCTGACTGTCATAG CCCCTGATGAGATTCCTTGCAACCCAACCCCCGAGAGCTACCTTATCCGGCTGCCCCATGACTGTTTCCAGAATGCCACCAACTCCTTCTACTATGATGTGGGTCGTTGCCCTGTCAAGACCTGTGCAGGGCAGCAGGATAATGGGATCAGGTGCCGAGATGCTGTGGAGCATTGCTGTGGGATCTCCAAAACAGAGGAGAGGGAGATCCAGTGCAGCGGGTACACGCTGCCCACCAAGGTGGCCAAGGAGTGCAGCTGCCAGCGGTGTACGGAGACTCGGAGAATCGTGCGGGGCCGAGTCAGCGCAGCCGACAACGGGGAACCCCTGCGCTTCGGCCACGTGTACATGGGGAACACTCGTGTGAGCATGACCGGCTACAAGGGCACGTTCACTCTGCATGTCCCTCAGGACACAGAGAGGCTGGTGCTCACATTTGTGGACAGGATGCAGAAGTTCGTCAACACCACCAAAGTGCTGCCCTTCAATAAGAAGGGGAGTGCTGTGTTCCATGAGATCAAGATGCTTCGGCGGAAGGAGCCCATCACCTTGGAGGCCATGGAGACCAACATTATTCCTTTGGGGGACATGGCTGGTGAAGACCCTGTGGCTGAGCTGGAGATCCCATCCAAGAGTTTCTACCGGCAGAACGGGGAGCCCTACATGGGAAAAGTAAAGGCCAGTGTGACCTTCCTGGATCCCCGGAATATTTCCACAGCTACTGCTGCCCAGAGTGACCTGAACTTCATCAATGATGAAGGAGACACTTTCCCTCTTCGGACATATGGCATGTTCTCGGTGGACTTCAGAGATGAAGCCACCTCAGAGTCCCTTAATGTTGGCAAGGTGAAGGTTCATCTTGACTCAACCCAGATCAAGATGCCAGAGCATGTGCCCATGATGAAACTCTGGTCGCTCAACCCAGAAACAGGGCTGTGGGAGGAGGAAAGTGACTTCAAACCTGAAAGCCAAAGGCGGAACAGAAGGGAAGACAGGACCTTCCTGGTGGGCAACATGGAGATCCGTGAGAGGAGGCTTTTTAACCTGGATGTCCCGGAAAGCAGGAGGTGCTTCATCAAGGTGAGGGCCTACAGGAGTGAGAGGTTCTTGCCCAGTGAGCAAATCCAGGGGGTCGTGGTCTCTGTGATCAACCTGGAGCCGAGGACTGGCTTCTCCTCCAACCCCAGGGCCTGGGGCCGCTTTGACAGTGTCCTCACGGGTCCCAATggggcctgcctgcctgccttctgtGATGACCAGTCCCCCGATGCTTACTCTGCCTATGTCTTGGCCAGTCTGGCTGGGGAAGAACTGGAAGCAGTGGAGTCTTCTCCTAAATTCAACCCAAATGCAATTGGTGTCCCTCAGCCCTACCTCAACAAGCTCAAGTACCGCCGGACAGACCATGAGGACCCACGGGTCAAGAAGACGGCTTTCCAGATCAGCATGGCCAAGCCACGGCCCAACGCAGCTGAGGAGGGCAATGGACCCATCTATGCATTTGAGAACCTCCGGGCATGCGAGGACGCACCACCCAGTGCGGCCCATTTCCGGTTCTACCAGATTGAGGGGGATCGGTATGACTATAACACAGTCCCATTCAACGATGATGACCCCATGAGCTGGACTGAAGACTACCTGGCATGGTGGCCGAAGCCAATGGAGTTCAGGGCTTGCTACATCAAGGTGAAGATTGTGGGGCCACTGGAGATAAATGTGCGATCCCGTAACATGGGGGGCACCCACCGGCGGACAGTGGGAAAGCTATATGGAATCCGGGATGTGAAGAGCACACGGGACAGGGACCAGCCCAATGTCTCCTCTGCCTGTTTGGAGTTCAAGTGCAGTGGGATGCTCTATGACCAGGACCGTGTGGACCGCACCCTGGTGAAGGTCATCCCCCAGGGCAGTTGCCAACGAGCCAGTGTAAACTCTATGCTGCATGAGTACCTGGTCAACCACCTACCGCTGGCGGTCAACAACGACACCAGTGAGtacaccatgctggcacccttGGACCCACTGGGCCACAACTATGGCATCTACACTGTCACTGACCAAGACCCTCGCACGGCCAAGGAGATTGCGCTCGGCCGGTGCTTTGATGGCACATCCGATGGCTCCTCCAGAGTCATGAAGGCCAATGTGGGAGTGGCCCTCACCTTTAACTGCGTAGAGAGGCAGGTGGGCCGTCAGAGTGCCTTCCAATACCTCCAGAACACACCGGCCCAGCCCTCTCCTGCAAGCACTGTCAGGGGAAGAGTGCCCTCAAGGAGGCAGCGGGCAAGTCAGGGTAGCCAGCGTGGAGGGGTGGCCTCTCTGAGGTTTCCTGGGGCTGCTCAGCAGCCTCTGAACGACTGA